A genomic stretch from Aminobacter aminovorans includes:
- the rpsF gene encoding 30S ribosomal protein S6, translating to MALYEHVFLARQDLSQQQVDALVEHYKGIITAAGGSVGRVENWGLKSLTYRINKNRKAYYTLMDISAPSAAVKEVERQQGLSEDVLRFLTVKVDAHEEGVSAMMQKREERSERGDRGGFGDRPQRSFGDRDRGDRGPRSFGDRDGGGDRGPRRPREGVEGGAE from the coding sequence ATGGCTCTTTATGAACATGTGTTTCTTGCCCGCCAAGACCTCTCGCAGCAGCAGGTCGATGCACTTGTCGAACACTACAAGGGCATCATCACTGCAGCTGGTGGATCGGTTGGCCGGGTCGAGAACTGGGGACTGAAGTCCCTCACCTACCGCATCAACAAGAACCGCAAGGCGTATTACACGCTCATGGACATCAGCGCTCCGTCGGCTGCCGTCAAGGAAGTCGAGCGCCAGCAGGGCCTGTCCGAAGACGTTCTGCGCTTCCTGACCGTCAAGGTCGACGCGCATGAAGAAGGCGTCTCCGCCATGATGCAGAAGCGCGAAGAGCGCTCCGAGCGTGGCGATCGCGGTGGCTTCGGCGACCGTCCGCAGCGCAGCTTCGGCGACCGCGACCGCGGCGACCGTGGTCCGCGCAGCTTCGGCGACCGCGATGGCGGTGGTGATCGTGGCCCGCGCCGTCCGCGCGAAGGCGTTGAAGGGGGTGCAGAATAA
- the rpsR gene encoding 30S ribosomal protein S18, producing MVDINQIPTRRPFHRRRKTCPFSGANAPKIDYKDVRLLQRYISERGKIVPSRITAVSQKKQRELAQAIKRARFLGLLPYVVK from the coding sequence ATGGTCGACATCAATCAGATCCCGACCCGTCGTCCTTTCCACCGCCGTCGCAAGACCTGCCCGTTCTCCGGCGCCAACGCACCGAAGATCGACTACAAGGACGTGCGTCTGCTGCAGCGCTACATTTCCGAGCGCGGCAAGATCGTTCCTTCGCGCATCACCGCCGTCAGCCAGAAGAAGCAGCGTGAACTCGCCCAGGCGATCAAGCGCGCCCGCTTCCTCGGCCTGCTGCCCTACGTGGTGAAGTGA
- the rplI gene encoding 50S ribosomal protein L9 yields the protein MDVILLERISRLGQMGDTVKVKDGFARNFLLPKGKALRANEANKKKFEGQRAQLEARNLERKSEAQQVADKLDGKSFVIVRSAGETGQLYGSVSTRDIADLLIAEGFTIARNQVELNQPIKTIGLSNVAIALHAEVEVTITLNIARTADEAERQSKGETLTTAEAIYGDDINENARPDSFFDPNEDGEGDEG from the coding sequence ATGGACGTCATTCTCCTCGAACGCATTTCCCGCCTCGGCCAGATGGGCGACACCGTCAAGGTCAAGGACGGCTTTGCCCGTAACTTCCTTCTGCCCAAGGGCAAGGCGCTCCGTGCCAACGAAGCCAACAAGAAGAAGTTCGAAGGCCAGCGCGCCCAGCTCGAAGCCCGCAACCTCGAGCGCAAGTCCGAAGCCCAGCAGGTCGCCGACAAGCTCGACGGCAAGTCGTTCGTCATCGTGCGCTCGGCTGGCGAAACCGGCCAGCTCTACGGTTCGGTCTCGACCCGCGACATCGCCGATCTGCTGATCGCCGAAGGCTTCACGATTGCCCGCAACCAGGTCGAGCTCAACCAGCCGATCAAGACCATCGGCCTGAGCAACGTCGCCATCGCGCTGCACGCCGAAGTCGAAGTCACCATCACGCTTAACATCGCGCGCACGGCCGACGAAGCCGAGCGTCAGTCGAAGGGCGAGACGCTGACCACCGCCGAAGCCATCTATGGCGACGACATCAACGAAAACGCCCGTCCGGACAGCTTCTTTGATCCGAACGAAGACGGCGAAGGCGACGAAGGCTGA
- a CDS encoding SAM-dependent methyltransferase, translating into MNMLLQRIVGKLVRTGNLTVTGPNGRSHRFGDDTGDPVHLLIKTRRAENAITLDPMLALPEAYMDGDVDIVGGDVLGLMRVVFQNLGNGSIDTAWTKALDNLRLAFRRFQQVNTTARSKRNVQRHYDLSGELYRLFLDTDMQYSCAYFADPEMTLEEAQIAKKAHIAAKMRLRPGQSVLDIGSGWGGLGLYLARTFEAQVLGVTLSTEQHAVATERAQAEGLENRVHFEIKDYRDLVERFDRIVSVGMFEHVGVNHYRTFFDNVAKRLKPDGVMVLHSIGRAGPPASTSAFIRKHIFPGGYIPALSEVLPAIEKAGLMVTDVEILRLHYAETLRHWSLRFAANRDKAKAIYDERFCRMWEFYLAASEAAFRWQDLMVFQIQLSHRNDTLPLTRDYIGKCEKALAMHEMGHRQTKLAAEAEPAAKTSRRRKVGDRE; encoded by the coding sequence ATGAATATGCTGTTGCAACGCATCGTCGGGAAGCTTGTGCGTACCGGCAATCTGACAGTCACCGGCCCCAACGGACGATCGCACCGTTTCGGCGATGATACGGGCGACCCTGTCCACCTCCTGATCAAGACGCGGCGTGCCGAAAACGCCATCACGCTCGACCCGATGCTGGCTTTGCCCGAGGCCTATATGGACGGCGATGTCGACATCGTCGGCGGCGACGTGCTCGGGCTGATGCGGGTGGTGTTCCAGAATCTCGGCAATGGCAGCATCGACACTGCCTGGACCAAGGCGCTGGACAATCTGCGGCTCGCCTTCCGCCGCTTCCAGCAGGTCAACACGACAGCCCGTTCCAAGCGCAATGTGCAGCGCCACTACGACCTGTCGGGCGAGCTCTACCGGCTCTTCCTCGACACCGACATGCAATATTCCTGCGCCTATTTCGCCGACCCCGAAATGACGCTGGAAGAAGCCCAGATCGCCAAGAAGGCGCATATAGCAGCCAAGATGCGGCTCAGGCCCGGTCAGTCGGTGCTCGACATCGGCTCCGGCTGGGGCGGTCTCGGGCTCTACCTTGCCCGCACCTTCGAGGCGCAGGTGCTCGGCGTGACCTTGTCGACCGAGCAGCATGCGGTCGCCACCGAACGGGCCCAGGCCGAAGGGCTGGAGAACCGGGTCCATTTCGAGATCAAGGACTATCGCGACCTGGTCGAGCGCTTCGACCGCATCGTCTCCGTCGGCATGTTCGAGCATGTCGGCGTCAACCACTACCGGACCTTCTTCGACAATGTCGCCAAGCGCCTGAAACCCGACGGCGTGATGGTGCTGCATTCGATCGGCCGCGCCGGCCCGCCGGCCTCGACAAGCGCCTTCATCCGCAAGCACATCTTCCCCGGCGGGTACATTCCCGCCTTGTCGGAGGTGCTGCCGGCGATCGAAAAGGCCGGCCTGATGGTCACCGACGTCGAGATCCTCAGGCTGCATTATGCCGAGACGCTGAGGCACTGGAGCCTGCGCTTCGCCGCCAACCGCGACAAGGCCAAGGCGATCTATGACGAACGCTTCTGCCGGATGTGGGAATTCTATCTCGCCGCCTCCGAGGCAGCCTTCCGCTGGCAGGACCTGATGGTCTTCCAGATCCAGCTCAGCCACCGCAACGACACGCTGCCGCTGACCCGCGACTATATCGGCAAGTGCGAGAAGGCGCTGGCCATGCACGAGATGGGACACCGCCAGACGAAGCTCGCCGCGGAAGCCGAACCTGCCGCCAAGACCAGCCGCCGCAGGAAGGTCGGCGACAGGGAATAA
- a CDS encoding YnfA family protein, protein MTYAIYALAALAEIAGCFAFWAWWRLDKSPLWLAPGLVALVAFAWLLALVEADAAGRTYAAYGGIYIAASLCWLWLAEGIRPDRWDMIGAIICILGASIILLAPRGA, encoded by the coding sequence ATGACCTATGCCATCTACGCCCTAGCAGCCCTTGCCGAGATCGCCGGCTGCTTTGCCTTCTGGGCCTGGTGGCGGCTCGACAAGTCGCCGCTCTGGCTGGCGCCCGGCCTCGTCGCGCTGGTCGCCTTCGCCTGGCTGCTTGCCCTTGTCGAAGCCGATGCCGCCGGCCGCACTTACGCCGCCTATGGCGGCATCTACATCGCGGCGTCCTTGTGCTGGCTATGGCTCGCCGAAGGCATCCGCCCCGACCGCTGGGACATGATCGGCGCCATCATCTGCATCCTCGGCGCCTCGATCATCCTGCTTGCGCCAAGAGGCGCCTAG
- a CDS encoding autotransporter outer membrane beta-barrel domain-containing protein, producing MHILRPAPARLTWLASTAMVLLGSTQAGLAACDLTPTAGNSIYVCDSGASVGLTDTDGTNSLTLPAGGTGTITGDVVFGGFVDRVEIHSGTIDGAVNQGGGADVFIMTGGVINSLNQGSSLDTATISGGRIIGEFFAGDFVTMTGGRIGNVDLEQANNVMRMSGGTIDTSIEAVQGNDLLEVSGTASIGTFVDLGNGNNTFRWLGGGSIGGNVVMGTGQDTALLLGLTEASFAAGQVINGGTSASIDTLTFEGTSSTSVARYVNWETVNLTQGSEFTLDGDFVLGDGLSNTGSLSIDASSTLRAGAGVNAAVRAFTSGNAVTLTNAGTVDLTNGAASAADSFTVIGNYIGAGGYLRLDTVVSGDGAPSDRLVIEGGNASGSTGIIVVNLGGTGQQTNADGILVVEATSGGTTDSGAFTLASPVAYGAYEYLLFRGDAQGLGENWYLRSELVNPVDPGEPGIPLIRPETAVYSVMPPMARDVALATLGTFHERRGEQGFLAGGDDLSTTWSRVFGSSSRQDWAGTVSPSADATTLGIQAGLDFWRGETEAGARNAAGLFLGYASLNADISGAVQGQADLAAGKLDLDAYSVGGYFTHVGPGGWYVDAVLMGSWLGGDASSERAIGIDTDGRVVTASLEAGAPITLTEGWMLEPQAQIIWQDVSLEDADDTLSGVRFDEGRGVTGRIGARLEGTFDTASGQLKPYLKANLWHGFNGEDVTYFDSDAIRVETGGTRLELGAGISHSFTDKVTAFAVADYSFNLGGERSRTFEGNVGLQVKW from the coding sequence ATGCACATTCTTCGCCCTGCACCGGCTCGACTGACCTGGCTGGCTTCCACCGCCATGGTTCTATTGGGTTCGACGCAGGCCGGCCTTGCCGCCTGCGACCTGACGCCGACCGCCGGCAACAGCATCTATGTCTGCGACAGCGGTGCGAGCGTAGGGCTGACCGACACTGACGGCACCAATTCGCTGACCCTGCCGGCGGGCGGCACCGGCACGATCACTGGCGATGTGGTGTTCGGCGGTTTCGTCGATCGCGTCGAAATCCATTCGGGAACGATAGACGGCGCCGTCAACCAGGGCGGCGGCGCCGATGTCTTCATCATGACCGGCGGCGTGATCAATTCGCTCAACCAGGGCAGTTCGCTCGATACGGCGACGATCAGCGGCGGCCGCATCATCGGTGAGTTTTTTGCCGGCGATTTCGTGACCATGACCGGCGGGCGGATCGGCAATGTCGATCTGGAGCAGGCCAATAACGTCATGCGGATGTCGGGAGGCACGATCGACACCTCCATCGAAGCGGTGCAGGGCAACGATCTGCTGGAAGTTTCCGGCACCGCGTCGATCGGCACGTTCGTCGATCTCGGCAACGGCAACAACACCTTCCGTTGGTTGGGAGGCGGGAGCATTGGCGGCAATGTCGTTATGGGCACGGGGCAGGACACGGCGCTGCTGCTCGGCCTGACCGAGGCGAGCTTTGCCGCGGGACAGGTCATCAATGGCGGCACGAGCGCCAGCATCGACACGCTGACATTCGAGGGCACCAGCTCGACTTCGGTCGCGCGCTACGTCAACTGGGAAACCGTCAATCTCACTCAAGGGTCCGAATTCACGCTCGACGGCGATTTCGTGCTGGGCGATGGGCTTTCCAACACCGGCAGCCTGAGTATCGACGCATCGAGCACGCTGCGCGCCGGTGCCGGCGTCAACGCCGCCGTGCGCGCCTTCACCTCGGGCAATGCGGTGACGCTGACAAATGCCGGCACCGTCGACCTGACCAATGGTGCGGCAAGTGCCGCCGACAGCTTCACCGTCATTGGCAACTACATCGGCGCCGGCGGTTATCTCAGGCTCGACACGGTTGTTTCAGGCGACGGCGCGCCGTCCGACAGGCTGGTGATCGAGGGCGGCAACGCCAGCGGTTCGACCGGCATCATCGTGGTCAATCTTGGCGGCACCGGTCAGCAGACCAATGCAGATGGCATCCTTGTCGTCGAAGCGACATCGGGCGGCACCACCGACTCCGGCGCCTTCACGCTGGCGAGCCCGGTGGCTTATGGCGCCTACGAATATCTGCTGTTCCGGGGCGATGCCCAAGGGCTGGGCGAGAACTGGTATCTGCGCTCCGAACTGGTCAACCCGGTTGACCCGGGCGAGCCCGGCATCCCGCTGATCCGGCCCGAGACGGCTGTCTATTCGGTGATGCCGCCAATGGCCCGCGACGTGGCATTGGCGACGCTCGGCACATTTCATGAGCGCCGCGGCGAACAGGGGTTCCTTGCCGGCGGCGACGATCTTTCGACCACATGGAGCCGGGTTTTCGGCTCCAGCTCCCGGCAGGACTGGGCCGGCACGGTTTCACCTTCGGCCGACGCCACGACCCTGGGTATCCAGGCAGGGCTCGATTTCTGGCGTGGCGAGACCGAGGCCGGGGCGCGCAATGCCGCCGGCCTGTTCCTCGGCTATGCCAGCCTCAATGCCGATATCAGCGGTGCAGTCCAGGGTCAGGCCGACCTTGCCGCAGGCAAGCTCGACCTCGATGCCTACAGCGTCGGCGGCTACTTCACCCATGTCGGGCCAGGCGGCTGGTATGTCGATGCCGTGCTGATGGGAAGCTGGCTCGGCGGCGACGCAAGCTCCGAGCGCGCCATCGGCATCGATACCGACGGCCGCGTGGTGACCGCCTCGCTGGAAGCGGGGGCACCGATCACCCTGACCGAAGGCTGGATGCTCGAGCCGCAGGCGCAGATCATCTGGCAGGATGTTTCCCTTGAAGACGCCGACGACACCTTGTCGGGCGTGCGCTTCGACGAGGGGCGCGGCGTCACCGGCCGCATCGGCGCGCGCCTTGAGGGCACGTTCGACACCGCCTCGGGCCAGCTCAAGCCTTATCTCAAGGCCAATCTCTGGCACGGCTTCAACGGCGAGGACGTCACCTATTTCGACAGCGACGCGATCCGGGTCGAGACGGGCGGCACCAGGCTCGAGCTCGGCGCGGGCATAAGCCATAGCTTCACCGACAAGGTCACAGCCTTTGCGGTGGCAGATTACAGCTTCAACCTGGGTGGCGAGCGCAGCCGGACCTTCGAAGGCAATGTCGGCCTGCAGGTCAAATGGTGA
- a CDS encoding replicative DNA helicase, which produces MAEAARKFEVAEATPLYREAPNNIEAEQALLGAMLVNNDAFYRVSDFLKATHFYEPLHRKIFEVSAELIRMGKMANPVTLKTFLPADEKVGDMTVMQYLVALAANAVTVINASDYGRAVYDLATRRALITVGEDMVNIAYDAPVDMSPAEQIEDAERRLFELAETGRYDGGFESFSDAVKTAIDMASAAYMRDGHLSGVASGLHDLDARMGGLQSSDLIVLAGRPGMGKTSLVTNIAFNVAHAYVPAQQADGSFKAENGGVVGFFSLEMSSEQLATRIISEQAEVPSSKIRRGDLTEADFEKLVSCTQTLQKIPLFIDSTGGISIAQLSARARRLKRQRGLDLIIIDYIQLMQGSSAKSSQNRVQEITEITTGLKALAKELNVPIIALSQLSRQVESRDDKRPQLSDLRESGSIEQDADVVIFVYREEYYLKNKEPKPGTDEYLKWETDMNEVRGKAEVIVAKQRHGPTGTVSLGFQGEFTRFFDLAPEHHLPDRFGEE; this is translated from the coding sequence TTGGCAGAGGCAGCGCGCAAATTCGAGGTGGCGGAAGCGACCCCGCTCTATCGGGAAGCCCCCAACAACATCGAGGCCGAGCAGGCTTTGCTCGGCGCCATGCTGGTCAACAACGACGCCTTCTACCGCGTCTCCGACTTCCTCAAGGCGACCCATTTCTACGAGCCGCTGCACCGCAAGATCTTCGAGGTTTCCGCCGAGCTCATCCGCATGGGCAAGATGGCGAACCCGGTGACGCTGAAGACCTTCCTGCCCGCCGACGAAAAGGTCGGCGACATGACGGTCATGCAGTATCTCGTCGCCCTTGCCGCCAACGCCGTCACCGTCATCAACGCCTCCGACTACGGCCGCGCCGTCTATGACCTCGCCACCCGCCGTGCGCTGATCACCGTCGGCGAGGACATGGTCAACATCGCCTATGACGCGCCTGTCGACATGTCGCCGGCCGAGCAGATCGAGGACGCCGAACGGCGCCTGTTCGAGCTCGCCGAAACCGGCCGCTATGACGGCGGCTTCGAAAGCTTCTCCGATGCGGTCAAGACCGCCATCGACATGGCCAGCGCCGCCTATATGCGCGACGGCCATCTTTCCGGCGTCGCCTCCGGCCTGCACGACCTCGACGCCCGCATGGGCGGCCTGCAGTCCTCCGACTTGATCGTGCTCGCCGGCCGCCCGGGCATGGGCAAGACCTCGCTCGTCACCAACATCGCCTTCAACGTCGCCCATGCCTATGTGCCGGCGCAGCAGGCGGACGGCTCGTTCAAGGCCGAAAATGGCGGCGTGGTCGGCTTCTTCTCGCTCGAAATGTCGTCCGAGCAGCTCGCCACCCGTATCATTTCCGAGCAGGCCGAGGTGCCCTCCTCCAAGATCCGCCGCGGCGATCTCACCGAGGCCGACTTCGAAAAGCTGGTCAGCTGCACCCAGACGCTGCAGAAGATCCCGCTGTTCATCGATTCGACCGGCGGTATCTCGATCGCCCAGCTCTCGGCCCGCGCCCGCCGCCTCAAGCGCCAGCGCGGCCTCGACCTGATCATCATCGACTATATCCAGCTGATGCAGGGCTCGTCGGCCAAGTCGTCGCAGAACCGCGTCCAGGAAATCACCGAAATCACCACCGGCCTCAAGGCGCTGGCCAAGGAGCTCAACGTTCCGATCATCGCGCTGTCGCAGCTGTCGCGTCAGGTCGAAAGCCGCGACGACAAGCGCCCGCAGCTCTCCGATCTTCGTGAATCGGGCTCGATCGAGCAGGACGCCGACGTCGTGATCTTCGTCTACCGCGAGGAGTACTACCTCAAGAACAAGGAGCCGAAGCCCGGCACCGACGAATATCTCAAGTGGGAAACCGACATGAACGAGGTGCGCGGCAAGGCCGAAGTCATCGTCGCCAAGCAGCGTCACGGCCCCACCGGCACCGTCAGCCTCGGCTTCCAGGGCGAATTCACCCGCTTCTTCGACCTCGCACCAGAGCATCATCTGCCCGACAGGTTCGGGGAAGAGTAA
- the radA gene encoding DNA repair protein RadA, translated as MAKARVQFICQNCGTAHQRWAGKCDSCGEWNTLVEEGTAGGIGSGPGSLKSARKGRAVTLTSLDGDIEDAPRIVSGISELDRATGGGFVRGSALLIGGDPGIGKSTLLTQAAAALAARGHRVVYVSGEEAVAQIRLRAQRLGVASTPVELAAETNVEDILATIADGKRPDLVIIDSIQTLWTDLADSAPGTVTQVRAASQAMIRYAKSTGAAVVLVGHVTKEGQIAGPRVVEHMVDGVLYFEGEGGHHFRILRTVKNRFGPTDEIGVFEMSDKGLREVANPSELFLGERHSKAPGAAVFAAIEGTRPVLVEIQALVAASSLGTPRRAVVGWDSSRLSMILAVLEAHCGVRFGQHDVYLNVAGGYRISEPAADLAVASALVSSLTGIALPADCVYFGEISLSGAVRPVAHAQQRLKEAEKLGFGRAVLPSGSGELAGGIGAGSFQPTALADLVARIAGSRRSRAEETD; from the coding sequence ATGGCTAAAGCCCGCGTTCAATTCATCTGCCAGAACTGCGGGACGGCGCATCAGCGCTGGGCCGGCAAGTGCGATTCCTGCGGCGAGTGGAACACGCTGGTCGAGGAAGGCACGGCGGGCGGCATCGGCAGCGGTCCCGGTTCGCTCAAGAGCGCGCGCAAGGGCCGCGCGGTAACGCTGACCTCGCTCGACGGCGACATCGAGGATGCGCCGCGCATCGTCTCTGGCATCAGCGAACTCGACCGCGCCACCGGCGGCGGCTTCGTGCGCGGCTCGGCGCTGCTGATCGGCGGCGACCCCGGCATCGGCAAGTCGACGCTGCTGACCCAGGCGGCGGCGGCGCTGGCCGCACGCGGCCACCGCGTCGTCTATGTCTCGGGCGAAGAAGCGGTGGCCCAGATCAGGCTGCGCGCCCAACGCCTCGGCGTCGCCTCGACACCCGTCGAGCTTGCCGCCGAGACCAATGTCGAGGACATTCTCGCCACCATCGCCGACGGCAAGCGGCCGGACCTGGTCATCATCGATTCGATCCAGACCTTGTGGACGGACCTCGCCGATTCGGCGCCGGGCACCGTGACCCAGGTGCGCGCGGCGTCCCAGGCGATGATCCGCTACGCCAAATCGACGGGTGCGGCGGTGGTGCTCGTCGGCCATGTCACCAAGGAAGGCCAGATCGCCGGTCCCCGCGTCGTCGAGCATATGGTCGACGGCGTGCTTTATTTCGAGGGCGAAGGCGGCCACCATTTCCGCATCCTGCGCACCGTCAAGAACCGCTTCGGCCCGACGGACGAGATCGGCGTGTTCGAAATGTCGGACAAGGGCCTGCGCGAGGTCGCCAATCCGTCCGAACTGTTCCTCGGCGAACGCCATTCCAAGGCGCCGGGAGCTGCGGTCTTTGCGGCGATCGAAGGCACCCGTCCGGTGCTTGTCGAGATCCAGGCGCTGGTCGCCGCCTCCAGCCTGGGCACGCCGCGGCGCGCCGTCGTCGGCTGGGATTCGTCGCGGCTGTCGATGATCCTCGCCGTGCTCGAGGCGCATTGCGGCGTGCGCTTCGGCCAGCACGACGTCTACCTCAACGTCGCCGGCGGCTACCGCATCTCCGAGCCGGCGGCCGATCTGGCCGTGGCTTCCGCACTGGTTTCATCGCTCACCGGTATTGCCCTGCCTGCTGATTGCGTCTATTTCGGCGAAATCAGCCTTTCTGGCGCCGTGAGGCCGGTTGCGCATGCGCAGCAACGCCTTAAAGAGGCCGAAAAGTTGGGCTTCGGAAGGGCCGTGCTGCCCTCCGGCAGTGGGGAGCTCGCAGGTGGAATCGGAGCCGGTTCGTTCCAGCCGACCGCACTCGCGGATCTGGTGGCGCGGATAGCCGGCTCAAGGCGAAGCCGCGCGGAAGAGACGGACTGA
- a CDS encoding CvpA family protein, protein MPITLLDGILVGFTLVSAMLAMVRGFSREVLSVASWAAAAAAAFFFYKPVVPYVQPYIDNEKIAMAAAAGIVFVIALIVVTIITMKIADFIIDSRIGALDRTLGFLYGAARGILVVAVGLLFFNWLVGPNAPAWVAEAKSRPLLESIGTSIENLLPEDPENSILKKLNSQTGEPEAGATTPPAETPAEGDAPAEPAPTNN, encoded by the coding sequence ATGCCGATTACGCTGCTTGACGGAATTCTTGTCGGCTTCACCCTGGTCTCGGCGATGCTCGCCATGGTGCGCGGTTTTTCCCGCGAAGTGCTGTCGGTGGCGTCCTGGGCCGCTGCCGCTGCTGCCGCCTTCTTCTTCTACAAGCCGGTGGTGCCTTACGTTCAGCCCTATATAGACAACGAAAAGATCGCCATGGCGGCTGCCGCCGGCATCGTTTTCGTCATCGCGCTGATCGTCGTCACCATCATCACCATGAAGATCGCCGATTTCATCATCGACAGCCGCATCGGCGCGCTCGATCGCACGCTCGGCTTCCTCTACGGTGCCGCCCGCGGCATCCTGGTCGTTGCCGTCGGCCTTTTGTTCTTCAACTGGCTGGTCGGCCCCAACGCGCCCGCCTGGGTCGCCGAGGCGAAGTCGCGCCCGCTGCTCGAGAGCATCGGCACCTCGATCGAGAACCTTCTGCCCGAGGACCCCGAGAATTCGATCCTCAAGAAGCTCAATTCGCAGACCGGCGAACCGGAAGCCGGCGCCACCACGCCGCCGGCCGAGACGCCTGCCGAAGGCGACGCGCCGGCCGAACCGGCACCGACCAACAACTGA
- the purF gene encoding amidophosphoribosyltransferase: MADAADVLSAEADDHFHDECGVFGIFGRQDAAAIVTLGLHALQHRGQEAAGIVSYDGSQFHVERHVGLIGDTFTKQRVIDSLKGNRAIGHTRYATTGGAGVRNIQPFFAELADGGFAVAHNGNLTNAMTVQRALQKQGSIFSSTSDTETILHLVATSKERDLNARFIDAVRQVEGAFSLVALSSKKMIGCRDPLGIRPLVLGDLDGSWILASETCALDIIGARFVRDLKPGEMVIVTSKGIESIFPFEPQKSRFCIFEYVYFARPDSSVEGRNVYDVRKRIGAELAIESPVDADIVVPVPDSGTPAAIGFSQQAGLPFELGIIRNHYVGRTFISPGDSIRHMGVKLKHNANRRMIEGKRIVLVDDSIVRGTTSQKIVQMVRDAGAKEVHMRIASPPTRASCFYGVDTPEKSKLLASRMTIEEMAEFIRVDSLGFLSMNGLYRAVGEASRNDEQPQYCDACFSGQYPTRLLDLEGADNVRSLSLLATGGL, from the coding sequence ATGGCAGACGCAGCTGACGTGCTTTCCGCGGAAGCCGATGATCATTTCCACGACGAATGCGGCGTGTTCGGCATTTTCGGCCGACAGGACGCCGCGGCAATCGTCACGCTGGGGCTGCATGCGCTCCAGCATCGCGGCCAGGAGGCCGCCGGCATCGTCAGCTATGACGGCAGCCAATTCCACGTCGAGCGCCATGTCGGCCTGATCGGCGACACCTTCACCAAGCAGCGCGTCATCGACAGTCTCAAGGGCAACCGCGCCATCGGCCACACCCGCTACGCCACGACAGGTGGCGCGGGCGTCCGCAACATCCAGCCTTTCTTCGCCGAGCTCGCCGATGGCGGCTTTGCGGTCGCGCATAACGGCAACCTGACCAATGCGATGACCGTGCAGCGCGCGCTGCAGAAGCAAGGCTCGATCTTCTCGTCGACCTCCGACACCGAGACCATCCTGCACCTCGTCGCCACCTCCAAGGAACGCGACCTCAATGCGCGCTTCATCGATGCGGTGCGCCAGGTCGAGGGTGCCTTCTCGCTGGTCGCGCTGTCGTCCAAGAAGATGATCGGCTGCCGCGATCCGCTCGGCATTCGCCCGCTGGTGCTCGGCGATCTCGACGGCTCCTGGATCCTTGCTTCGGAGACCTGCGCCCTCGACATAATCGGCGCGCGTTTCGTGCGCGACCTCAAGCCCGGCGAGATGGTCATCGTCACCTCCAAGGGCATCGAGAGCATCTTCCCGTTCGAGCCGCAGAAGTCACGCTTCTGCATCTTCGAATATGTCTATTTCGCCCGTCCCGATTCCTCGGTCGAGGGCCGCAACGTCTATGACGTGCGCAAGCGCATCGGCGCCGAACTTGCCATCGAAAGCCCCGTCGACGCCGACATCGTCGTGCCGGTGCCGGATTCGGGCACGCCGGCGGCCATCGGCTTCTCGCAGCAGGCCGGCCTTCCCTTCGAGCTCGGCATCATCCGCAACCATTATGTCGGCCGCACCTTCATCTCGCCGGGCGATTCCATCCGCCATATGGGCGTCAAGCTGAAGCACAATGCCAACCGCCGCATGATCGAGGGCAAGCGCATCGTGCTGGTCGACGATTCCATCGTCCGCGGCACCACCAGCCAGAAGATCGTGCAGATGGTGCGCGATGCGGGTGCCAAGGAAGTGCATATGCGCATCGCCTCGCCGCCCACCCGCGCCTCCTGCTTCTACGGCGTCGACACGCCGGAAAAGTCCAAGCTTCTGGCCTCGCGCATGACGATCGAGGAAATGGCCGAGTTCATTCGTGTCGATTCGCTCGGCTTCCTGTCGATGAACGGCCTCTACCGCGCCGTCGGCGAGGCAAGCCGCAACGACGAGCAGCCGCAATATTGCGATGCCTGCTTCTCCGGCCAGTATCCCACCCGCCTGCTCGACCTCGAAGGCGCCGACAATGTGCGCTCGCTGTCGCTGTTGGCGACGGGCGGGCTGTAG
- a CDS encoding DoxX family protein, with the protein MGRSVAILVARLIFAAVFAMAAFFKFAGLTETAAYISAAGFPFALLLAWLAALFELGLVLAFLTGAFFSEAALLAGAYVIFLAFAFHGPSHWQGNQAEFGFFVDHFTLLAGLLYAAVHGPGERLALRQGLIWNKEAASAR; encoded by the coding sequence ATGGGCAGAAGCGTTGCAATCCTCGTTGCCAGACTGATCTTCGCCGCCGTCTTTGCCATGGCGGCCTTCTTCAAATTCGCAGGATTGACTGAAACCGCCGCCTATATTTCCGCGGCCGGCTTTCCCTTCGCCCTGCTTTTGGCCTGGCTGGCGGCATTGTTCGAGCTTGGTCTGGTGCTGGCCTTCCTGACCGGAGCGTTCTTTTCGGAAGCGGCACTTCTTGCCGGCGCCTATGTCATCTTCCTGGCCTTCGCCTTCCACGGCCCCTCGCACTGGCAGGGCAACCAGGCCGAATTCGGCTTCTTCGTCGATCACTTCACCTTGCTGGCCGGACTGCTTTACGCAGCCGTTCACGGCCCAGGTGAAAGGCTGGCGTTGCGGCAAGGCCTGATCTGGAACAAGGAGGCTGCTTCCGCGCGTTGA